In a single window of the Natronosalvus caseinilyticus genome:
- a CDS encoding DUF7344 domain-containing protein: MQLLQRIRDVIEPQPNQSTNKIDPAYAYDLLSNERRRRIIEFLVEFEPGTIVDVRDIADAISQGDRNACYVSLIQSHLTKFDNSEDDNRNYLLEYDERAKTVKIRPELHAVYRAHEAFANELD, encoded by the coding sequence ATGCAACTGCTCCAACGCATCCGAGACGTTATCGAACCGCAGCCTAACCAGTCGACTAATAAAATCGATCCTGCCTATGCCTACGATCTCCTTTCAAACGAGAGGAGGCGGCGCATCATCGAGTTTCTCGTTGAATTCGAACCTGGTACCATAGTCGATGTCAGGGACATCGCAGACGCCATTTCGCAGGGCGACAGAAATGCCTGTTACGTGTCTCTCATTCAGTCACACCTGACCAAATTCGACAATAGCGAGGATGACAACAGAAATTATCTCCTTGAGTATGATGAACGGGCGAAAACAGTGAAAATCAGGCCTGAACTGCATGCAGTGTACCGGGCTCACGAAGCGTTCGCCAACGAATTGGATTAG
- a CDS encoding Eco57I restriction-modification methylase domain-containing protein, with product MDTLQQITAKDIAGWDSLSDVASTFEKRGLKVRENLGEDNELVLQLTDREFIVLIEAGAGESASDFKPDDRRRRTNLVATNDYEEFTFLTRIRALDGQQHGRIKHQKLSFTKEQMTSEGGEKNTILQKLNSLEYGSAAAIYDDLYDTKQVVKEFYQQFETLRTDLVQEVAGIPDDRGDAKQRYVQVTLDRMIFLYFIQEKRLLDRDPNYLHDHHKQHVNEGENVYEEFYEPLFFDFLAENKKSTEFGALPYLNGGLFSKNPIEEEFEDARLGDTTARTNELFGDILDFLSDWNWNVDERLDIVDPKNLSPAILGHIFEQTVNQKEMGAYYTPEEITGFMSRRTIHPYLLDQLNEEVGANYEEIDDVFGFPAPDAESGVEVLADGGAVTAQVPTKNVETQHVETLYHDFLKETRVLDPAVGSGAFLLAAQEVLLDIYMQCIEFFQQMDGKGKTWELEERTVEELETIKEGRGSASLYAKRSIILNNLYGVDIDDGAVEICKLRLWLSMVADIEDEPSEVEPLPNIDFNIRQGNSLVGFTDLVELTDDGDASLNNWGAGVGSGVRELYEDVIEAIERHREATSATEAANARRMAESKIDTHSEELNKKVIEQFRAAGIESVDQESVKDFHPFHWVLEFAPVYETGGFDVVIGNPPWDRIKPLRDDFFSKYDETFRSRLPDDKDEVQEELLADEEIAQGWQEYQEEMEIRAEYFKNTPEYELQRPEIDGRINPSTNDLSSLFFERVFSLAGDSSRVAQILPGAIYNGASCKDLRSHLLDNTQLDVLTIFENHGIFEQVHNQYKFGVVIFKNGGSTDHVSGRYMVGDLSIFEDFDEKAIRIPRDVLEKYSPEAGIFPYIESEQKLEVLKTIIKKPPIAPSDAPAGYMEPYQGLRRTSDSDRFVDRSEAEYPVYGGKNVYQYSYTPDFINDVHEPEFWSVEEETDPARSAKQRMREKTVRDLKSAIYEAFDGTGSQKGFVDDLLKEHRGKPLSENDVLLDCTEFRIGLRRITNSTNERTLIASVLPKGIICHNTLLTIPSYQITPYEEGLSEEPLHNFYERMFTDHELFAKLGLLNSIPLDYLLRTKVDTGIVMYKFKESQMPNLSEGDNWFHYIAERAAQLNCYGNEFAEMRERLGGVESATDPQKRNEIQAEIDAAAFHAYGLDRRETQFILDDFHRVSNPRIMTEEYFDMVFEKFDQLEAEGPFK from the coding sequence ATGGATACACTCCAGCAGATCACAGCGAAGGACATCGCTGGCTGGGATTCGCTCTCCGATGTCGCCTCTACCTTCGAAAAACGCGGTCTGAAAGTCCGTGAAAACCTCGGTGAAGACAACGAACTCGTCCTCCAGCTGACCGACCGAGAGTTCATCGTGCTCATTGAGGCGGGTGCGGGCGAATCTGCCTCAGATTTCAAACCAGACGACCGACGCCGTCGAACTAACCTCGTCGCCACCAACGACTACGAGGAGTTCACATTCCTCACTCGCATTCGAGCGCTCGACGGGCAACAACACGGACGCATCAAGCATCAAAAACTCTCCTTCACCAAGGAGCAGATGACCAGCGAAGGCGGCGAGAAGAACACGATCCTCCAAAAGCTCAACAGCCTTGAGTACGGCTCAGCAGCTGCGATATACGACGATCTCTACGACACGAAGCAGGTCGTCAAGGAATTCTACCAGCAGTTCGAGACCCTTCGAACCGATCTCGTGCAGGAGGTCGCCGGCATCCCGGACGACCGCGGTGACGCCAAGCAGCGGTACGTCCAGGTCACCCTCGACCGGATGATCTTCCTTTACTTCATCCAAGAAAAACGTCTGCTCGACCGCGACCCGAACTACCTCCACGACCACCACAAACAACACGTAAACGAGGGCGAGAATGTCTACGAGGAGTTCTACGAGCCGCTGTTCTTCGATTTCCTCGCCGAGAACAAGAAGAGCACCGAGTTCGGGGCACTCCCATACCTCAACGGCGGCCTGTTCTCGAAGAACCCAATCGAGGAGGAGTTCGAGGATGCACGACTCGGCGATACGACCGCGCGCACCAACGAACTATTCGGTGACATCCTCGACTTCCTCTCAGACTGGAACTGGAACGTCGACGAGCGACTCGACATCGTCGATCCGAAGAACCTCTCGCCAGCCATCCTCGGCCACATTTTCGAGCAGACGGTCAACCAGAAGGAGATGGGGGCGTACTACACCCCCGAGGAGATCACCGGGTTCATGTCTCGGCGGACGATTCACCCATACCTTCTCGACCAGCTCAACGAGGAAGTCGGTGCCAATTACGAGGAGATTGACGACGTATTTGGGTTCCCCGCTCCAGACGCTGAGAGCGGCGTGGAAGTACTAGCCGATGGGGGAGCGGTCACGGCGCAGGTTCCGACCAAAAACGTCGAGACACAGCACGTGGAGACGCTGTATCACGACTTCCTGAAAGAAACTCGAGTCCTTGACCCAGCGGTTGGGAGCGGGGCCTTCCTGCTCGCTGCTCAGGAAGTACTGCTGGACATCTACATGCAGTGCATCGAGTTCTTCCAGCAGATGGACGGCAAAGGGAAAACATGGGAACTGGAGGAGCGCACCGTCGAGGAACTGGAGACGATCAAAGAGGGACGCGGGAGTGCTTCGCTGTACGCGAAGCGGTCGATTATTCTCAACAACCTCTACGGGGTAGACATCGACGACGGAGCAGTCGAAATCTGCAAGTTGCGTTTGTGGCTCTCGATGGTAGCTGACATTGAGGATGAGCCCAGTGAGGTGGAGCCACTGCCCAACATCGACTTCAATATTCGGCAAGGGAACTCACTTGTCGGCTTCACCGACCTAGTCGAATTAACTGATGATGGGGATGCCTCGCTTAATAATTGGGGAGCCGGCGTTGGGTCTGGGGTACGAGAGCTATATGAAGACGTAATCGAGGCGATTGAGCGCCATCGGGAAGCAACAAGTGCGACTGAGGCAGCGAATGCACGTCGGATGGCAGAGTCAAAAATCGACACCCATAGTGAGGAACTCAATAAAAAGGTTATTGAGCAGTTCCGCGCTGCCGGGATCGAGTCAGTCGATCAGGAGTCTGTCAAAGACTTTCACCCGTTCCATTGGGTGCTCGAATTTGCCCCTGTGTACGAGACTGGCGGCTTTGATGTCGTTATTGGAAATCCACCATGGGATCGTATTAAGCCACTTCGTGACGATTTCTTCTCGAAATACGACGAAACTTTCCGTTCACGACTTCCGGACGACAAGGACGAGGTGCAAGAGGAACTCCTCGCTGATGAGGAGATTGCACAGGGTTGGCAGGAGTATCAGGAGGAGATGGAGATACGTGCTGAGTACTTCAAGAATACTCCGGAGTATGAGCTACAACGTCCAGAGATTGATGGGCGAATCAACCCCAGTACAAACGACCTCTCATCGCTGTTCTTTGAGCGAGTGTTTAGCTTGGCAGGAGACTCCTCTCGTGTCGCACAAATCCTTCCGGGCGCGATATACAACGGTGCGTCGTGTAAAGACCTAAGAAGCCACTTGCTGGACAATACGCAGCTGGATGTTCTAACCATCTTTGAGAATCACGGCATCTTCGAGCAAGTTCACAACCAGTACAAATTCGGAGTGGTCATCTTCAAAAATGGTGGCTCAACTGACCACGTCTCGGGGAGATACATGGTAGGCGACCTTTCCATCTTTGAAGATTTCGATGAAAAGGCCATACGTATCCCTCGAGATGTCCTTGAAAAATACTCTCCAGAGGCAGGAATCTTCCCCTATATTGAGTCGGAACAAAAGTTGGAGGTGCTCAAGACCATCATCAAAAAACCACCAATCGCTCCCAGTGATGCCCCTGCGGGCTATATGGAACCATACCAGGGACTCCGACGAACGAGCGACTCAGATCGATTTGTCGATAGGTCGGAAGCTGAGTACCCGGTCTATGGTGGAAAGAACGTCTACCAGTATTCATACACTCCAGACTTCATCAACGACGTACATGAACCGGAGTTCTGGAGTGTTGAAGAAGAGACAGACCCAGCTCGAAGCGCAAAGCAACGGATGCGCGAGAAGACAGTCCGTGACCTCAAGTCCGCAATTTACGAGGCGTTCGACGGTACGGGTTCGCAGAAAGGGTTTGTAGATGACCTGCTAAAGGAACATCGAGGCAAGCCTCTCTCCGAGAACGACGTACTCTTGGATTGTACTGAATTCCGTATCGGTCTCCGCAGGATTACCAATTCAACGAACGAGCGGACGCTCATCGCATCGGTGTTACCGAAAGGCATCATCTGCCACAACACGTTACTAACCATCCCGAGTTACCAGATCACCCCGTATGAGGAGGGGCTATCTGAAGAACCCCTGCATAACTTTTACGAGCGGATGTTCACTGATCATGAGCTGTTTGCCAAGCTCGGCCTGCTCAATTCAATTCCGCTTGATTACCTCCTCAGGACAAAGGTGGATACAGGCATTGTAATGTACAAATTCAAAGAGTCGCAGATGCCTAACCTCTCTGAAGGTGACAACTGGTTCCACTACATCGCTGAGCGGGCTGCTCAGTTGAATTGTTACGGGAATGAGTTCGCGGAGATGCGCGAACGGCTCGGTGGGGTTGAGTCCGCAACTGATCCGCAGAAGCGAAACGAGATACAGGCAGAAATAGACGCTGCCGCCTTCCATGCGTATGGGCTTGACCGACGGGAAACCCAATTCATTCTTGACGATTTCCACCGGGTATCGAATCCACGAATTATGACTGAGGAGTACTTCGATATGGTGTTTGAGAAATTCGACCAGTTAGAGGCAGAAGGCCCGTTCAAGTAA
- a CDS encoding helicase-related protein, protein MLPSLDALVDNSNNTLEDVYKTVVPECEEIRIATGYFYLSGFDLFKEDLENLRDPEELEQAPFRILMGRKTDQRTVDEVSEGQTLREQFEQEVKEDVAELNNAQIERLDRLRDFIAEGLVDVRVRNPDSGYFHAKGACFRGATDDPSLRNGDRDQRGAVTIVGSSNFSQSGHRHNVELNLTSQNGSDAEAFEEWYDNQWANGEEFSEEIINIIEETDRYQQWKEQQEEDDDEVEDEANLGTYLEPFEMYKLLAYDELNGNVSVRDSPLYYFQTLGYESAKTKLSQYDGCIISDSVGLGKSFIGSELLYDYREQGDHCLLIVPANLTDQWRDLLQDATDEDGDPFFGLEVDGKHLQVMSISKFQNLTHEEVTALDDRFDVVLIDEAHRFRNHGKWRPNPVDDDDYKGTRRHANVRLLRNNTMIMLTATPINNSASDLKNLIGLFTDENELMNKASLKFSAFDDYIDLAAERKRVAAGKEEASEEKQRQMTEQLKRHSDEISEILNEVMVLRTRKHVKETLTDQDEFDMSFKPPELHKEQYSLPPAYQPIYRMLPDVMDALHLPHITIKNPQAGGTLKALYKLNLLKRLESSTYAFVQSVQTLHESERALLGFLDGLPEDEDIDVLRTFGTDEPGSTLEDFVEGADAAEDLEQTLEEFGFDSGALQADGGDANDELADATVGEVKTYIREDLTLLAYFLSRFIGRVARDSGAIADMEVELEQWLADHGAAVLPDVPEDDPNPILYPRHDLSEADSATLDFYEAVFTLREFRDPKIDRLADVLNGYDQKVLIFTQYRATADYVHRTLVDNESSPMTMENSAVVKGGDENKQDIIKRFAPEASGYQQTLAESDETELQYVVATDTLSEGVNLQDISVVVNYDLPWNPMRIVQRVGRVDRIGSTADKYVHNFYPDGDIEAAIQLLQRLQAKINDIALIVGKENNILDPNEDAVLEKAGVETEKTIGELEIEEIESSIRESREVTDYNELDDTSKNPLLRNAGSDENAAFERVLLKEELNDEYGLSSEDFEFAEDYFEEQTDEREFLYTNAIGHDSGPRPGVFGLVHLWFENEETGEPEDAPLGRVRRALYYKPFSGDLKERPVGALAIKPETQGEQLSGNTDRVIANRESVEEHLSQRLEEIREGQVEEVFSGGGQSATQEMLLDMMQMRILPQYGDQPAPVDGHDTVGEWTNELFDQLDRVKLEHTDEDRVLRETFREHPDYTSLGDWPVEEFLVELEAFIEDNIEASAEYQTTLVGESAVQARLICWGVIGQ, encoded by the coding sequence ATGTTACCCTCGCTTGACGCGCTTGTAGATAACTCGAACAACACGCTCGAAGACGTTTACAAGACCGTCGTCCCCGAATGCGAGGAAATCCGCATCGCAACGGGCTACTTCTACTTATCTGGCTTCGATCTCTTCAAAGAAGATCTTGAAAATCTCCGTGATCCGGAAGAACTCGAACAAGCCCCATTTCGTATCCTCATGGGGCGAAAGACTGACCAACGTACCGTCGACGAAGTCAGCGAAGGCCAAACGCTACGCGAGCAGTTCGAGCAGGAAGTTAAGGAAGATGTTGCAGAGCTGAACAACGCGCAGATTGAACGACTTGACCGATTGCGCGATTTCATTGCAGAGGGGCTCGTTGATGTTCGCGTTCGAAATCCCGACTCGGGATATTTTCATGCGAAAGGCGCCTGCTTCCGCGGTGCGACGGATGACCCGAGTCTACGCAACGGTGACCGCGACCAGCGAGGCGCGGTGACTATCGTCGGATCATCGAACTTCTCACAGTCAGGCCACCGTCACAACGTCGAGCTCAATCTGACCAGTCAGAACGGGAGTGATGCAGAAGCGTTCGAGGAATGGTACGACAACCAATGGGCCAACGGCGAGGAATTCTCGGAAGAGATTATCAATATCATTGAGGAGACCGATCGCTACCAACAGTGGAAGGAACAGCAGGAAGAGGACGATGATGAAGTCGAAGATGAAGCAAATCTCGGAACGTATCTCGAACCGTTCGAGATGTACAAGCTCCTTGCGTACGACGAGCTGAACGGCAACGTCAGTGTCCGCGACAGCCCACTCTACTACTTCCAGACGCTCGGATACGAGAGTGCCAAGACCAAGCTATCACAATATGACGGCTGCATTATTTCCGATTCAGTCGGCCTAGGGAAGTCGTTTATCGGAAGCGAACTCCTCTACGACTACCGGGAACAAGGTGATCATTGTCTCCTTATCGTCCCGGCCAACCTGACCGACCAGTGGCGTGATCTTCTTCAAGACGCGACAGACGAAGACGGAGACCCGTTCTTCGGACTCGAGGTTGACGGAAAACACTTGCAGGTCATGAGCATCAGCAAATTCCAGAACCTCACCCATGAAGAAGTGACCGCTCTCGACGACCGATTCGATGTAGTGCTCATCGACGAGGCACACCGATTCCGGAACCACGGGAAGTGGCGACCAAACCCGGTTGACGACGACGATTACAAGGGAACTCGTCGGCATGCGAACGTGCGACTTCTCCGGAACAACACGATGATCATGCTGACTGCGACGCCGATCAACAACTCGGCTAGCGACCTCAAGAACCTCATTGGATTGTTCACCGACGAAAACGAGCTGATGAACAAGGCGTCGCTGAAATTCAGTGCTTTCGACGACTATATCGACCTCGCTGCGGAGCGTAAGCGAGTTGCTGCCGGCAAAGAGGAGGCCTCCGAGGAGAAACAGCGCCAGATGACAGAGCAACTGAAGCGCCACTCGGATGAGATCTCCGAGATACTAAACGAGGTGATGGTGCTCCGAACTCGAAAGCACGTCAAAGAGACGCTGACCGATCAAGACGAGTTCGATATGAGCTTCAAGCCGCCAGAACTCCACAAGGAACAGTACTCGCTTCCTCCCGCATACCAGCCCATTTACCGAATGTTGCCGGACGTGATGGACGCCCTCCACCTCCCACACATCACCATCAAGAACCCACAAGCAGGGGGTACACTGAAAGCACTCTACAAACTCAATCTCTTGAAACGCCTTGAGTCGTCTACCTACGCGTTCGTCCAATCGGTGCAGACCCTCCACGAGAGTGAACGGGCGCTCCTTGGGTTCCTAGATGGGTTACCGGAGGACGAAGATATCGACGTCCTACGTACGTTTGGCACCGACGAGCCTGGATCGACGCTAGAGGATTTCGTTGAAGGAGCTGACGCAGCTGAAGATCTGGAGCAAACGCTTGAGGAGTTCGGCTTCGATAGTGGAGCCCTTCAGGCAGATGGGGGCGATGCAAACGACGAACTAGCCGATGCTACGGTGGGAGAGGTGAAAACGTACATTCGCGAAGACCTGACACTCCTCGCGTACTTCCTTTCCCGATTCATCGGTCGTGTGGCCCGTGACTCCGGGGCGATAGCGGACATGGAGGTCGAGTTGGAACAGTGGCTTGCTGACCATGGTGCCGCGGTTCTTCCAGACGTGCCTGAGGACGACCCAAACCCGATCCTCTATCCCCGGCATGATTTGAGCGAAGCCGACAGTGCCACACTGGACTTCTACGAAGCCGTATTCACGCTCCGCGAGTTCCGTGACCCCAAAATTGACCGGTTAGCCGACGTCCTGAACGGGTACGATCAGAAGGTACTCATCTTCACCCAGTACCGCGCGACTGCGGACTACGTTCACCGAACACTCGTCGACAACGAGTCATCACCGATGACGATGGAGAACAGTGCCGTGGTGAAGGGCGGTGACGAGAACAAGCAAGACATCATCAAACGGTTCGCTCCAGAGGCGTCAGGATACCAGCAGACCCTGGCTGAGAGTGACGAGACAGAGTTGCAGTACGTCGTCGCCACGGATACCCTCAGCGAGGGTGTGAATCTTCAAGACATCTCGGTGGTCGTAAATTATGATCTACCGTGGAATCCCATGCGAATTGTTCAGCGTGTTGGTCGTGTCGATCGCATTGGTTCGACGGCGGACAAATACGTGCACAATTTCTACCCTGACGGTGACATCGAGGCGGCAATCCAGCTCCTTCAGCGCTTGCAGGCGAAGATCAACGACATCGCGCTGATCGTTGGGAAGGAGAACAACATCCTCGACCCGAACGAAGATGCAGTGCTGGAAAAAGCAGGAGTCGAGACAGAAAAGACGATTGGAGAACTGGAGATTGAAGAGATCGAATCGTCGATTCGGGAATCCCGTGAGGTGACCGACTACAACGAACTCGACGACACCTCGAAGAATCCGCTGCTACGGAACGCAGGAAGTGACGAAAACGCGGCATTCGAGCGCGTGCTACTCAAAGAAGAGCTCAACGACGAATATGGACTCTCTTCAGAAGACTTCGAGTTTGCAGAGGACTATTTCGAAGAGCAGACCGACGAGCGAGAGTTTCTCTACACGAACGCCATTGGCCACGATAGTGGGCCACGTCCAGGTGTGTTCGGCCTTGTCCACCTGTGGTTCGAGAACGAAGAGACTGGGGAACCCGAAGATGCGCCGCTCGGGCGTGTACGGCGGGCGTTGTATTACAAGCCGTTCAGTGGTGATCTGAAGGAGCGACCAGTTGGTGCATTGGCCATCAAACCGGAAACCCAAGGAGAGCAGCTTTCCGGGAACACCGACAGAGTAATTGCGAACAGAGAGTCGGTCGAGGAGCATCTCTCCCAGCGGTTAGAAGAGATACGTGAAGGCCAGGTCGAGGAGGTGTTCAGTGGCGGTGGCCAGTCGGCCACGCAGGAGATGCTCCTCGATATGATGCAGATGCGAATCCTGCCACAGTACGGTGATCAACCCGCACCCGTAGATGGGCACGATACGGTCGGGGAGTGGACGAATGAGCTGTTCGACCAGCTTGATCGAGTTAAGCTGGAGCACACGGATGAAGACAGAGTATTGCGGGAGACCTTCCGGGAACACCCGGACTACACTTCGCTCGGCGATTGGCCAGTCGAGGAATTCCTCGTCGAACTGGAGGCATTCATCGAGGACAATATCGAAGCTTCTGCCGAGTACCAGACGACGCTCGTTGGCGAGAGTGCCGTGCAAGCTCGGCTCATTTGTTGGGGAGTTATCGGTCAGTAG
- a CDS encoding DUF6891 domain-containing protein: protein MHYPPAKKRDSPTVEDHLTDLVGLGATSLADLNHRGFHNGSEPLRVADILRERNDGTIALEPHVRRHASNRYVDRLLDDALALLADQSTNRGYFYAPYNLRGRQHGGACGIEAIKPAHHYPRALLDALADLRGEYVITNIGQSGCFTCGCAAIDMLHQTLEAENTSVRGRAGFSAQTNSESPTLRYESFDDERLTTRELGKLIAARLDAHNVPFNWDGDPDSTIQTYSDAV, encoded by the coding sequence ATGCACTACCCACCTGCAAAAAAACGTGACTCGCCAACCGTCGAAGATCACCTCACTGACCTTGTCGGTCTCGGGGCTACATCGCTCGCTGATCTGAATCATCGCGGGTTCCACAATGGCTCCGAACCGTTACGAGTGGCTGACATACTTCGAGAACGAAACGATGGGACGATTGCTCTGGAACCACACGTACGTCGGCATGCCTCGAACCGCTACGTCGACCGACTCCTTGATGACGCTCTTGCGCTACTCGCCGACCAATCTACCAACCGAGGTTACTTCTACGCACCGTACAACCTCCGAGGGCGACAGCATGGCGGTGCCTGTGGCATCGAAGCAATCAAACCGGCCCACCACTATCCCCGCGCACTTCTCGACGCACTAGCCGACCTCAGAGGCGAATACGTTATTACCAATATCGGACAGTCTGGATGCTTTACCTGTGGTTGTGCCGCCATCGACATGCTCCATCAAACCCTAGAAGCCGAAAACACCTCTGTCAGGGGTCGAGCTGGATTTTCAGCACAGACCAACTCAGAGAGTCCGACCCTTCGCTATGAGAGTTTCGACGACGAACGGCTAACTACGAGAGAACTTGGAAAACTCATTGCCGCAAGACTCGATGCCCATAACGTGCCCTTTAACTGGGATGGCGATCCAGACTCCACGATCCAGACCTACTCGGACGCTGTCTAA
- a CDS encoding tyrosine-type recombinase/integrase, whose protein sequence is MSKQETVHRYIDLTQVDPLRDAAHDRPLRYDNLGRRLRDELLIVLGIDLGARANELRGLKQSMFRLSEGEVTIPGHVQKDYPNEDLSPGSVTMRLDPFGHFGTVRLLRSYFNSEWYQERDSDYIFPSRQSDQMTTESMRNVVEDLAIHADITVHRSDGEPADPSEFHPHALRHSLSNYMLGDPETRLVDVRNRLRHRSVSTTERVYDHFQRR, encoded by the coding sequence ATGAGCAAACAAGAAACAGTACACCGGTACATTGACCTCACACAAGTAGACCCACTCCGCGACGCAGCACACGACCGCCCCCTCCGCTACGACAACCTCGGTCGCCGCCTGCGCGACGAACTACTCATCGTCCTCGGAATCGACCTCGGCGCGCGCGCCAACGAACTGCGTGGACTCAAGCAGTCAATGTTCCGACTCTCTGAAGGAGAGGTGACCATTCCCGGACACGTGCAGAAAGATTACCCCAACGAAGACCTCTCACCGGGGAGCGTCACGATGCGACTCGATCCGTTCGGCCACTTCGGAACCGTCCGTCTTCTCCGGTCGTACTTCAACAGTGAATGGTACCAGGAGCGAGACAGCGACTACATCTTCCCATCACGGCAGTCAGACCAAATGACGACGGAGTCAATGCGCAACGTCGTCGAAGATCTCGCAATTCACGCAGACATCACGGTTCACCGAAGCGACGGAGAGCCAGCTGACCCGTCAGAATTCCACCCACATGCACTCAGACACTCGCTGTCGAACTATATGTTGGGTGACCCAGAAACTCGGCTTGTCGATGTGAGGAACAGACTCCGCCACCGCAGCGTATCGACGACAGAACGCGTTTACGATCACTTTCAGCGGCGCTGA
- a CDS encoding metallophosphoesterase: MSITGISKPESNLSTCLVAVWSGERVVTPSDKVTNPIYYRVRSSLSVETLYEDLEEDSQHEIDVRVRDCSLAEKENRAFELSLEDSNGTRFPFVVWEKSEEGRSFDWEIGCWYRLSGVSVNSWPSGKVLHGTSSLKIEKLGTFQSENSSDILFLTDSHLGKTTHSYGGLSWSVNPEEGLRAAIEYAIHKNVDAVVHGGDLFHNPGSGIEEEDTAVCRRVLTELAEHGIPFYFVYGNHERQAGRRIMERFTDDGLAVHLGSRYEVIGDAVAFYGVDHQSDWTDFVLDLERAPENLATMLCLHQSIAPFTASGSPDCSLNGLLDTSNIPLDLVITGHTHSRSEHHHGESRGLSGGATTRVGETKDDLLPSIELISVQGKKVSLKREFL, encoded by the coding sequence ATGTCGATTACTGGGATAAGTAAGCCAGAATCAAATCTCTCTACCTGCCTTGTTGCTGTTTGGAGCGGTGAGAGGGTTGTCACTCCATCTGATAAGGTAACCAATCCGATTTATTACCGTGTACGGTCGAGTCTCTCTGTGGAGACGCTATACGAGGATCTCGAGGAGGATTCCCAACACGAAATTGATGTTCGTGTTCGTGATTGCTCTCTCGCAGAAAAGGAGAATCGCGCTTTTGAGTTGAGCTTGGAGGATTCCAATGGAACGCGATTCCCGTTCGTTGTTTGGGAGAAATCAGAGGAGGGCAGGAGCTTTGATTGGGAGATTGGTTGCTGGTATCGATTAAGTGGTGTTTCAGTAAATTCGTGGCCTTCTGGAAAAGTCCTTCACGGCACCTCTTCTCTCAAAATCGAAAAGCTTGGCACATTTCAAAGCGAAAACTCATCTGACATACTATTTCTGACCGACAGTCACCTAGGAAAGACAACCCACAGCTATGGTGGACTGTCTTGGTCAGTGAACCCGGAAGAGGGGCTCCGTGCTGCAATAGAATATGCGATTCACAAAAATGTAGATGCAGTCGTCCATGGAGGAGATCTATTCCACAACCCAGGGAGTGGAATTGAAGAAGAGGATACTGCTGTATGTCGTAGAGTTTTGACCGAGTTAGCAGAACATGGAATTCCGTTCTACTTCGTCTATGGGAACCACGAACGACAAGCTGGCCGACGAATCATGGAACGGTTTACCGATGATGGTCTTGCTGTACATTTGGGCTCTCGTTACGAAGTAATCGGGGACGCAGTAGCATTCTATGGGGTTGATCACCAGTCTGACTGGACTGATTTTGTTCTTGATCTTGAACGTGCACCAGAGAATCTAGCAACGATGCTCTGTCTCCATCAATCGATAGCACCATTTACAGCAAGTGGCAGCCCCGATTGCTCACTAAACGGACTTCTGGACACTTCCAATATTCCACTCGATCTTGTTATCACTGGCCATACTCATTCACGTTCAGAGCATCATCATGGTGAGTCCCGGGGACTATCTGGAGGGGCAACTACACGAGTAGGTGAAACCAAAGATGACCTCCTCCCCAGCATCGAGCTAATCAGTGTACAGGGGAAGAAAGTTTCCTTAAAAAGAGAATTCCTGTAG